AAGCGCGACGCGCCGGATCGACGCAAAGCGTCCGCTGCTGTGACGAGCGGGAACATGGGGCTGGATGACCGGTGCGGCAGGCGTTTGCATGCAAGCTTTCCTCGTGAAACGGACTGAAACCCGCGCGTCTCGACTGGACTTGACGGAAGGTTTCGATTTGCTTGCAAGTGTGCGGACACGACATGGCGTCGTCATGAAAAAAACGTACAAAACGCGCATTGCGCTGTGCGCATCCGGAATACTTCGACGCCAACCCGATGAAACACCTCTACCCGAACGTCAGCGAATTACTCGCCTTCACAAGCTCCGCCAAGCACCTGAACTTCTCCCGGGCGGCGCGTGAACTGGGACTGACGCCCAGCGCGATCAGCCGGCAGATCGCCAGTCTGGAAAATTCATTCGGGGTGCAGCTTTTCATTCGGGACGGCCGCAATCTCGTGCTCACGCGGGCGGGCAGCCTCTACCTCGCGCGCGTGGCCAGCCCGTTGCGCGACCTGGGCAACGCGTCGCTCGAACTCATGAGCGCCGCCGGGCAGAGCGACGTGCTGACGATCGCGAGCGTGCCGACATTCACGACCAAATGGCTGATTCCCCGGCTGCCGGAATTTCTGTCGAGCACCCCGGGACTCACGATCAGCTTCACCCGGCACCTGGCGCACGGCGATCCGTTTCCGCTGGATCTGGACGCGGCTATCCGCTATGGCGATGGAAGTTGGGAGGGAGTCCAATGCGATTACATCGACGGGCGCACGTTTCTGCTTGTCTGCGCGCCGGAATGTCAGCAAAGGTATGCATTACGACGGTTGCAGGATGCCGCGCGCGTGCCTCGGCTGTTGCACAGCCAGGCTGAACAGGTATGGAGTCAATGGGCCGATTTCTACGACGTACGCGACATGCAAGTGCTCGCGGGTCCGCGTTTCGAGCAATACTCCGTGCTGATCCAGGCCGCTCAGGCAGGTCTGGGACTGGCGCTCATCCCGGCCTTTCTCGTGCGCGACAACCTCGCCGCCGGCACGCTCGTCGAGCCGCTGACGGCTCCCATCGACGTCGATCATGGACACTACCTCTGCTATTTCCCGGGACGCATCGAGACACAACCAGGGTTGAAGCGTTTCCGGGAATGGATGTTGTCCAAGGTGTGAGACTCGATACGCCGGAACAGGCGTTGCCGGCGTCGGCGAGCGCCAGTGTGCCGCTTTGCGGGTACCCGTGTTGAGCCTAAACTACCCGGATACCGTCGGCTCCCCAGGAACTCATGCCTCCTCGCGAAGACCATAACGCCCAGCCGCTCGCCTCGCCTGCTTTGTCGACCGGAGTTAGCGCTTTAGCGCTTACTCCGGTCCCATGCGGCCCGCCGCGGTCGACCGGAGTTAGCGCTTTAGCGCTTACTCCGGTCCCATGCAGCCCGTCGCGGTCGACCGGAGTTAGCGCTTCAGCGCTTGCTCCGGTCCCATGCAAGACGATGGCCGCGCCGGTCGGCGCCGACGCATTGGAGGACCCGGCCCTGCTGCGCCGCCTGCTACGCGCGAAGGACCGCATGGACGCCGCCTCGCACGAGGCCTGGCCGGTCAAGCGCCTCGCCGAGGTCAGCGGCGTCTCCGAAGCCCATTTCGCGCGCTCCTTCAAGCGCGCCTTCGGCCTCCCGCCACACCGCTACCTGCTGACACGGCGCATCGAGCAGGCCACCACCCTGTTGCGCGACACCGAACTCAGCGTCACGGAAATTGCCTTCGCCACCGGCTGGGAAAGCCTGGGTACCTTCGGCCGCATCTTCCGCGACATCACCGGCCAAAGCCCCGGCGCCCTGCGCCTCGAGGCCCAGGCCAACCTGCCGCAACTCGACCGCGTGCCCGCCTGCGTCCTGAAGGCCGCGCAGCGCCCCGACCTCAACATCGCAGTTTTGGAGAAGCGCCGCCGCGTGGTCAAAGATACAGTCTGACCATCAACCAGGGAGGTGCCATGAACCAGGGTATTAATGTGGTGGGCTTATACGTCGACAACCAGGACGACGCGCTCACGTTCTACGTCGACAAACTCGGATTCCGTGTCCACACGGACGTCAGCAACGGTCCCTACCGCTGGCTCACGGTCCAGCATCCGGATCAGCCTTCGTTCCAGCTCGGCCTGTTCAAACCTGGCCCGCCCGTCCACGACGAGGCCACCGCGCAAACCCTGCGCGCCATGGTCGCCAAGGGAGCCATGCCGCCCCTGGTCCTCTCCGTGGCCGACTGTCGCGCCAGCTACGAGAAGCTGAAAGCCCTGGGCGTGGAATTCACCCAGGAGCCGGTAGACCGCTTCGGCAGCGTCGACGCCGGATTCCGCGACCCCGCCGGCAACGGCTGGAAGATGATCCAGGCCCCGCGGAGCACGACATGAGCGCCAGCACCTGGATTCGTCGGTCTCACCGGTGGGTGGCTATTGTCTTCACGCTGACGGTCATCGCCAACTTTGTCGCCATGGCCCGGGGCAACGGCGTCCCGCCGCCCTGGATCACCTACGCGCCGCTGCTGCCGCTGGCCCTCCTGTTGTTCTCGGGGCTCTACCTGTTTGCTTTGCCCTACTTCAGCCGCGACAACAGCCGTCATGGCCCGCAGCGTTCTGTCGGCGACCACGAGGCGCCACTCGCTTGAAGAGCGCCCGTGAATAGGCCGAAGCAAGTAACCAACGATGGCTTGTGAGGCTCGCGAGCTTCAGTGACCGAAGTAGATCGAGTGAGTATTTACGGTTGCCGTCGGCGCACCCGCCTGCGACGAACCATCCGGCGCTCCGCCTACACCCGTGCTCCCCTGCGCCGCGTCATTCTGCGCTTGAACACGCGCCTCCGCTGCCTGAATATTCTTCGGGTAGTACACATCTTTGGCGGCCGGCCGGTACCCGGCCTGTTCTACTCGGATCAGGTCCGCGCGCACTTCGGCCCGCGTCAACGGAGCCGTAGCGTCCTGCGCGAAAGAGGCAACT
This genomic stretch from Paraburkholderia caffeinilytica harbors:
- a CDS encoding VOC family protein, with protein sequence MNQGINVVGLYVDNQDDALTFYVDKLGFRVHTDVSNGPYRWLTVQHPDQPSFQLGLFKPGPPVHDEATAQTLRAMVAKGAMPPLVLSVADCRASYEKLKALGVEFTQEPVDRFGSVDAGFRDPAGNGWKMIQAPRSTT
- a CDS encoding helix-turn-helix transcriptional regulator, with the protein product MAAPVGADALEDPALLRRLLRAKDRMDAASHEAWPVKRLAEVSGVSEAHFARSFKRAFGLPPHRYLLTRRIEQATTLLRDTELSVTEIAFATGWESLGTFGRIFRDITGQSPGALRLEAQANLPQLDRVPACVLKAAQRPDLNIAVLEKRRRVVKDTV
- a CDS encoding DUF4148 domain-containing protein; its protein translation is MMKTLIHAALIAGIFATPVASFAQDATAPLTRAEVRADLIRVEQAGYRPAAKDVYYPKNIQAAEARVQAQNDAAQGSTGVGGAPDGSSQAGAPTATVNTHSIYFGH
- a CDS encoding LysR substrate-binding domain-containing protein, which encodes MKHLYPNVSELLAFTSSAKHLNFSRAARELGLTPSAISRQIASLENSFGVQLFIRDGRNLVLTRAGSLYLARVASPLRDLGNASLELMSAAGQSDVLTIASVPTFTTKWLIPRLPEFLSSTPGLTISFTRHLAHGDPFPLDLDAAIRYGDGSWEGVQCDYIDGRTFLLVCAPECQQRYALRRLQDAARVPRLLHSQAEQVWSQWADFYDVRDMQVLAGPRFEQYSVLIQAAQAGLGLALIPAFLVRDNLAAGTLVEPLTAPIDVDHGHYLCYFPGRIETQPGLKRFREWMLSKV